In the Vogesella sp. XCS3 genome, GCGCGAGGTTTCGGTGACTTTATCCTCGGGCGTGTGGCGGTCTTGCAGGGCAATGCTGATAGGGTGGCTGCCCTTGGCCAGCACGGCCGGGTCTGCCATCACATTAATGGTAAAGCTCAGCTCGCCATCGCCTGGCACCTGCAACAGCTTGGGCAGGCGCTGCCCCACCACCCCGTCACCGGCTGCCGTCAGCGTATAGGTGCGGGCGTCTGGCCGGGTGTTGAAGATGCGCACGGTGTAGGCGTTTTCGATATAGCCGTCTGCTGTTTCGCGCGCCATCACGGCGCGGTCGCGCAGGACTTCTACCCGGAACGGTTCGCGTTGCCACAGGCCGGCGGCCATCAGCAAGACGGTGGTGCCAATCAGGCTGGCGTACACCACCGCCCGAGGGCGCTGCCAGAATGATGGCGGCGCGGCGCCCTGTTCCATGGCATTTTGCGTGGACAGGCGAATCAGGCCACGTGGTGCGGCCAACTTGTCCATGACTTCGTCGCAGGCGTCGATGCACACCCCGCAGCCAATGCACTCGTATTGCAGGCCCTGGCGGATATCAATGCCGGCCGGGCATACCTGCACGCACAAGCCGCAATCCACGCAGCTGCCTTGCGCCTGGCTGCCGTCTTTGCGGCGTGCACCACGCGGCTCGCCACGCTGTTCGTCGTAGGCCACGATCAGGGTGTCACGGTCGAACATCACGCCCTGAAAACGGGCATAAGGGCACATGTGCTTGCACACCTGCTCGCGCAGGTGGCCAGCCAGCAGCCAGGTAAACCCGGCGTAGCTCAGGGCGAAAAAGGCTTCCCAAAAGCCGGTTTGCCCGGCCGGCAGCCCGGCTACCAGCTGGCGCATCGGGCTGAAGTAGCCCACCAGGGTCAGGCCGGTCCACAGCGAAAACAGCAGCATGCTGGCCTGGCTGGCGCCTTTGCGCAGCAGCTTGTCGGGCCCCCACTGTGCGGCATCGCGTTTGCGCCGTGCATTGGGCGGCCCTTCAAACAGGCGCTCTATCCACAGCATGATTTCGGTGTACACGGTTTGCGGACAGGAAAAACCGCACCACAGCCGCCCGGCAATCATGGTCCACAGAAACAGCCCCAGCGCGCTGATGATGAGCATGGCTGCCAGGTAGATGAAGTCTTGTGGCAGCAAGGTCAGGCCGAACAGGTAGAGGCGCATCGAGTCGAAGTCGAAGCGTACGGCCTGCTGGCCGTGCCAGTTGACCCAGGGCGTCAGCAAGAACAGCAGCTGGGTAACGATGACAAAACCGGTGCGCCAGTGGCTGAAGCGGCCACGGGTGAGCTTGGGGTAAAGCTTGTTGGATACAAAATGGATGGGTGTGGCCATGGTGTGCTGCCCTTGCAATAATGCGATGCCGCAGCTTAGGCAGGGTGCCGGCGGGCAGACAGGCACAGATGCCAAGCATCGGCAGGGCACAGCGGGCGGGTTGGCCGCAGGTTTGATTTGCATCAGCCGGCTGCGGCCGGCCAATGCAAAAATCGGGCGGCGTGTTAGCCGGCGCGCACCTGGTTGCGGCCTTCCTGTTTGGCCAGATACAGGGCGGCGTCGGCGCGGGCCATCATCGGGGTGGCGGTAGCGTCGCCGGGGTAAAGTTCGCTGATGCCGATGCTGACGGTAAAGTACACCGGCTCGCCACCTTGCGGGTTGTCCAGCTGCAGAGCCGCCACGGCCTGGCGTACGCGCTCCATGATCTGGGTGGCGGTGTAGCGGTCGGTATCCGGTAGCAGGATGGCGAACTCCTCGCCGCCCAGCCGGCCGCAGACATCTTCTATGCGCACGCTGGCCTGGCAGCAGCTGGCGAAGGTGCGCAGAACCTCGTCGCCAAAGGCGTGGCCGTAGCGATCGTTCAGCAGTTTGAAGTGGTCCAGGTCCAGCATGGCCAGCGACAGCGGGCGCTCCCAGCGTTGGCCGCGGGCGATTTCCTCTGTGCAGCGCTGCATGAACTGGCGGCGGTTATACAGGCTGGTGAGCTCGTCGGTATTGGCCAGCCGGATCAGGTCGGCCTGCAGTTTCTTGGCGTCGCTCACGTCGTGTTTGATGGCCACCATGCGCAGCAAACGCCCTTCTGCAGACATGACCGGCGCTACCGAAATGGTTTCAAAATACAGCTGCCCGGCACGATTGTGGCTGGACAGCTCGCCGCGCCAGATCTCGCCGCCCAGGA is a window encoding:
- the ccoG gene encoding cytochrome c oxidase accessory protein CcoG yields the protein MATPIHFVSNKLYPKLTRGRFSHWRTGFVIVTQLLFLLTPWVNWHGQQAVRFDFDSMRLYLFGLTLLPQDFIYLAAMLIISALGLFLWTMIAGRLWCGFSCPQTVYTEIMLWIERLFEGPPNARRKRDAAQWGPDKLLRKGASQASMLLFSLWTGLTLVGYFSPMRQLVAGLPAGQTGFWEAFFALSYAGFTWLLAGHLREQVCKHMCPYARFQGVMFDRDTLIVAYDEQRGEPRGARRKDGSQAQGSCVDCGLCVQVCPAGIDIRQGLQYECIGCGVCIDACDEVMDKLAAPRGLIRLSTQNAMEQGAAPPSFWQRPRAVVYASLIGTTVLLMAAGLWQREPFRVEVLRDRAVMARETADGYIENAYTVRIFNTRPDARTYTLTAAGDGVVGQRLPKLLQVPGDGELSFTINVMADPAVLAKGSHPISIALQDRHTPEDKVTETSRILMP